The proteins below come from a single Methylobacterium sp. SyP6R genomic window:
- a CDS encoding MFS transporter, translating into MFGYRRGGAPLNVLILLSTMSFLLYVDRVNLSTAASSIQAELGMTNTQLGIAFSAFAYSYAVFQVIGGWIADRIGSRVTLLVCGLIWVLTTIGTGLVGSFAALLAVRFVLGIGEGATLPAAGRALTNWTPRARRGFAQGITHSCSRLGNAVTPPLVALLILTLSWRMSFVVLGAVTAVWVAAWWRYFRDDPRTHRGVIADDLADVPPYDLSKGKADAVPWGPLLRRMAPTMMVYFCYGWTGWLFFTWLPVFFKHGYDLDIKNSAILSSGVFFAGVVGDTVGGVICDWVYRRTGSLEAARARVILVSFLGAAAFLVPVLFVRDLTAIALLLSGAFFMIELTIGPIWAVPMDVAPRHAGTASGLMNAGSAVAGILSPILFGLIIDATGNWTLPFAGSIGLLLVGAAATFRIKPQVQVAGSAPAVAHTVPAE; encoded by the coding sequence ATGTTCGGGTATCGCCGCGGAGGCGCGCCGCTCAACGTCCTGATCCTGCTCTCCACGATGTCGTTCCTGCTCTACGTCGACCGGGTCAACCTGTCGACGGCGGCCTCCTCGATCCAGGCCGAGCTGGGGATGACCAACACCCAGCTCGGCATCGCCTTCTCGGCCTTCGCCTATTCCTACGCGGTGTTCCAGGTGATCGGCGGCTGGATCGCCGACCGGATCGGCTCGCGGGTGACGCTGCTGGTCTGCGGCCTGATCTGGGTTCTGACCACGATCGGCACCGGGCTCGTCGGCAGCTTTGCGGCCTTGCTCGCCGTGCGCTTCGTCCTCGGCATCGGCGAGGGCGCGACGCTCCCCGCCGCCGGCCGGGCCCTCACCAACTGGACGCCGCGCGCCCGGCGCGGCTTCGCGCAGGGGATCACCCATTCCTGCTCGCGCCTGGGCAACGCGGTCACCCCGCCGCTCGTCGCCCTCCTCATCCTCACCCTGTCGTGGCGGATGTCGTTCGTGGTGCTGGGCGCGGTCACCGCCGTCTGGGTCGCGGCCTGGTGGCGCTACTTCCGGGACGATCCGCGCACCCATCGCGGCGTGATCGCCGACGACCTCGCCGACGTGCCGCCCTACGACTTGAGCAAGGGCAAGGCCGACGCGGTGCCGTGGGGACCGCTCCTGCGCCGCATGGCCCCGACCATGATGGTCTATTTCTGCTACGGCTGGACCGGCTGGCTGTTCTTCACCTGGCTGCCGGTATTCTTCAAGCACGGCTACGATCTCGACATCAAGAACTCGGCGATCCTGTCCTCCGGCGTGTTCTTCGCCGGCGTCGTCGGCGACACCGTCGGCGGGGTGATCTGCGACTGGGTCTACCGCCGCACCGGCAGCCTGGAGGCGGCGCGCGCCCGGGTCATCCTGGTCAGCTTCCTGGGCGCCGCCGCCTTCCTGGTCCCGGTCCTGTTCGTGCGCGACCTCACCGCCATCGCGCTCCTGCTCAGCGGCGCGTTCTTCATGATCGAATTGACGATCGGGCCGATCTGGGCCGTGCCGATGGACGTGGCGCCGCGCCACGCCGGCACCGCGAGCGGGCTGATGAATGCGGGCTCGGCGGTGGCCGGCATCCTCTCGCCGATCCTGTTCGGCCTCATCATCGACGCCACCGGGAACTGGACCCTGCCCTTCGCCGGCTCGATCGGCCTGCTCCTCGTCGGCGCCGCCGCGACCTTCCGGATCAAGCCCCAGGTGCAGGTCGCGGGCTCAGCCCCGGCCGTCGCCCACACGGTCCCGGCCGAGTGA
- a CDS encoding 4-hydroxythreonine-4-phosphate dehydrogenase PdxA has translation MPDSSADPLRPVLAVAIGDPAGIGPELAAKVAADPEIRSAARLLIVGDARVLERGAAQAGLSLDVEVRRPGQDPTPGERPVLLDLGHLDPDGITLGEVQREGGAFALRNFREAIGLAASGVAGAVCFTPFNKAAMRLAHPPYDDEIGFTAEVLGLADVPAKEFNILEGLWNARITSHVPLSAVASLITYDAVLEGLRLTDRSLKDSGFPAPRIAVAGLNPHAGDGGNFGHEDDAIIAPAVAAGRREGIDAQGPFPPDTVFLRATKGAFDAVLTMYHDQGQIAMKLIGFDRGVTLLGGFPFPICTPAHGSAYDIAGQGIANPGASRAALLLAARMAGRGAVRQAA, from the coding sequence ATGCCCGACTCGTCCGCCGACCCGCTGCGCCCCGTCCTCGCCGTCGCCATCGGCGATCCGGCGGGGATCGGACCCGAGCTCGCCGCCAAGGTCGCGGCCGATCCGGAGATCCGCTCCGCCGCCCGCCTGCTGATCGTCGGCGATGCCCGCGTCCTGGAACGCGGCGCGGCGCAGGCCGGCCTGTCCCTCGACGTCGAGGTGCGGCGGCCGGGCCAGGATCCGACGCCCGGCGAGCGTCCGGTGCTGCTCGATCTCGGCCATCTCGACCCCGACGGGATCACGCTGGGCGAGGTGCAGCGGGAGGGCGGCGCCTTCGCGCTGCGCAACTTCCGCGAGGCGATCGGCCTCGCCGCCTCGGGCGTCGCGGGCGCGGTCTGCTTCACCCCGTTCAACAAGGCGGCGATGCGCCTCGCTCACCCGCCCTACGACGACGAGATCGGCTTCACCGCCGAGGTGCTGGGGCTCGCGGATGTCCCGGCCAAGGAGTTCAACATCCTCGAAGGATTGTGGAACGCCCGCATCACCTCGCACGTGCCGCTCTCGGCGGTGGCCTCGCTCATCACCTACGATGCCGTGCTGGAAGGCCTGCGGCTCACCGATCGCTCGCTCAAGGACAGCGGATTTCCCGCGCCGCGCATCGCGGTGGCGGGCCTCAACCCGCATGCCGGCGACGGCGGCAATTTCGGCCACGAGGACGACGCGATCATCGCGCCCGCCGTCGCGGCCGGCCGGCGGGAGGGCATCGACGCGCAGGGGCCGTTTCCGCCCGACACCGTCTTCCTGCGGGCCACCAAGGGAGCCTTCGACGCGGTGCTGACGATGTACCACGACCAGGGCCAGATCGCCATGAAGCTCATCGGCTTCGACCGCGGCGTGACCCTGCTCGGCGGCTTCCCCTTCCCGATCTGCACTCCCGCCCACGGCTCGGCCTACGACATCGCCGGCCAGGGCATCGCCAATCCCGGCGCCAGCCGGGCTGCCCTGCTGCTCGCCGCCCGGATGGCCGGCAGGGGCGCGGTGCGGCAGGCGGCGTGA
- a CDS encoding GntR family transcriptional regulator: MMDVSNEGLSALDPMVPVSRRTLHDELVGRIRDLIIEGHLAPESRIHEGQLGQALGVSRTPLREALKFLASEGLIELVPGRGAVVRRLTPRDVRDMLDVLAALETTAARLACRRASDAEIAALRRLHDEMMTYYATRTRLEYFKRNQAFHAGLATLSGNAFLAATHEGIQSRLRRIRFVGSDAPDKWAGAVAEHEEMVQALEARDADRLAAVIARHLEATWIRVQDVI; the protein is encoded by the coding sequence ATGATGGACGTGAGCAACGAGGGGCTGTCGGCCCTCGACCCGATGGTGCCGGTCAGCCGGCGGACCCTCCACGACGAACTCGTCGGGCGCATCCGCGACCTCATCATCGAGGGTCACCTCGCCCCCGAGAGCCGCATCCACGAAGGACAGCTCGGGCAGGCCCTCGGGGTATCGCGCACCCCGTTGCGCGAGGCGCTGAAGTTCCTCGCGAGCGAGGGCCTGATCGAGCTGGTGCCCGGGCGCGGCGCCGTGGTGCGCCGCCTCACGCCCCGCGACGTGCGCGACATGCTGGACGTGCTGGCCGCCCTGGAGACGACGGCGGCCCGCCTCGCCTGCCGACGGGCGAGCGACGCCGAGATCGCGGCTCTGCGCCGGCTGCACGACGAGATGATGACCTACTACGCGACCCGCACCCGGCTCGAATACTTCAAGCGCAACCAGGCGTTCCATGCCGGTCTCGCCACCCTGTCGGGCAATGCGTTCCTGGCCGCCACCCACGAGGGGATCCAGTCGCGCCTGCGCCGGATCCGCTTCGTGGGCAGCGACGCGCCGGACAAGTGGGCCGGCGCGGTGGCCGAGCACGAGGAGATGGTGCAGGCCCTCGAGGCCCGCGACGCCGACCGCCTCGCGGCGGTGATCGCCCGCCATCTCGAGGCGACCTGGATCCGCGTGCAGGACGTGATCTGA
- a CDS encoding iron-containing alcohol dehydrogenase → MSYQITLPRIIRIGQGAIAETAEIVRTLRLAKPLIVTDATMVRNGTADRLQATLASADIESDVFSDTIPEPDTRTVAAVLAAVEAGRFDCLIGLGGGSPIDTAKAVAVLCVQGGAMRDYKAPHQANGPALPVIAIPTTAGTGSEVTRFTVVTDADTSEKMLCAGLSFLPVAAVVDYELTLSKPPRLTADTGIDALTHAIEAYVSRRANAISDGFALAAIRNIAPHLRRAYADGTDRCAREALMLGATQAGIAFSNSSVALVHGMSRPIGAHFHIPHGLSNAMLLPTITAYSIPGAEARYAECARAMGLAAGRDDAAAAQALVAELRAINADLAVPSPEAYGVDPATWTTLLPTMARQALASGSPSNNPVVPDLEAIVALYEEVWHGADRPAGHGAARNTDDGGRAAPARTSA, encoded by the coding sequence ATGAGCTATCAAATCACGCTGCCGCGCATCATTCGCATCGGCCAGGGCGCCATCGCCGAGACGGCCGAGATAGTGAGGACCTTGCGACTGGCAAAGCCGCTCATCGTGACGGACGCGACGATGGTGAGAAACGGGACCGCCGATCGCCTCCAGGCCACGCTCGCCTCGGCCGACATCGAATCGGACGTTTTTTCCGACACGATCCCGGAGCCCGACACCCGGACGGTCGCCGCCGTTCTGGCCGCAGTCGAGGCGGGCCGCTTCGATTGCCTGATCGGCCTCGGCGGCGGCAGCCCGATCGACACCGCGAAGGCCGTCGCCGTCCTGTGCGTCCAGGGCGGCGCGATGCGCGACTACAAGGCTCCGCACCAGGCAAACGGACCCGCGCTCCCCGTCATCGCGATCCCGACGACGGCCGGAACCGGCTCCGAGGTCACGCGCTTCACGGTGGTGACGGATGCCGACACCTCCGAGAAGATGCTCTGCGCCGGTTTGTCGTTTCTGCCCGTCGCCGCCGTCGTCGATTACGAATTGACGCTGAGCAAGCCCCCGAGGTTGACCGCCGACACCGGGATCGATGCCTTGACGCATGCGATCGAGGCCTACGTTTCGCGTCGCGCCAACGCGATCTCGGATGGCTTCGCCCTGGCGGCGATCCGGAACATCGCCCCGCATCTGCGACGCGCCTACGCCGACGGAACCGATCGCTGCGCCCGAGAGGCATTGATGCTGGGCGCGACGCAGGCCGGGATCGCGTTCTCCAACAGCTCCGTCGCCCTCGTCCATGGCATGAGCCGACCGATCGGCGCCCACTTCCACATTCCGCACGGCCTGTCCAACGCCATGCTGCTGCCCACGATCACCGCCTACAGCATACCCGGCGCCGAGGCGCGGTACGCCGAATGTGCCCGCGCGATGGGGCTCGCCGCCGGCCGGGACGATGCCGCGGCGGCCCAGGCGCTCGTGGCCGAGCTGCGCGCCATCAACGCCGATCTCGCCGTCCCGTCACCGGAGGCTTACGGCGTCGATCCGGCAACCTGGACGACGTTGCTCCCCACGATGGCGCGCCAAGCCCTCGCCTCGGGGTCACCGTCCAACAATCCGGTCGTGCCCGACCTCGAGGCGATCGTCGCGCTCTACGAAGAGGTTTGGCACGGCGCCGATCGTCCGGCGGGTCATGGAGCGGCCCGGAACACGGATGACGGGGGACGCGCTGCGCCGGCGCGGACCTCCGCGTAG
- a CDS encoding glycosyltransferase, producing MRIALLAHLRHPIAPPFAGGLEAYCWHLADGLTARGHAVVLFASGDSDPRFTLDPVIPVHHEKSFPGLEHRGDPGLKAHVDAGYAAACDRIAAGGFDVVHNNSLSRLALERRRTEAVPTLTSLHAPPYDALRWFVHDSPAPGHRITATSAAHLRAWWPDGAPPEAGVLHNGIDPAAWPYRDGGDGSAVWSGRIARVKGPHHAIAAARRAGLPLTLFGPIEEPDHWETDILPHLGGPIRYGGHLAGPALAAEIARASVFLFTPCWDEPFGLAAIEAMACGLPVAGFARGAAEEVVGEAGCLVPSGNDAALAGAIPRALAIPRRVPRERVLRLFTRESWLDACEALYAEVRAGAARPPSSVFRAAP from the coding sequence GTGAGGATCGCGCTCCTTGCCCACCTGCGCCACCCGATCGCGCCGCCCTTCGCGGGCGGCCTGGAGGCCTATTGCTGGCACCTGGCGGACGGGCTGACCGCCCGGGGCCACGCGGTGGTGCTGTTCGCCTCCGGCGACAGCGACCCGCGCTTCACCCTCGACCCGGTGATCCCGGTCCACCACGAGAAGAGCTTCCCGGGCCTCGAGCACCGGGGCGATCCCGGCCTCAAGGCCCATGTCGATGCCGGCTACGCCGCCGCCTGCGACCGGATCGCGGCGGGCGGGTTCGACGTCGTGCACAACAACTCCCTGAGCCGCTTGGCCCTGGAGCGGCGGCGCACGGAGGCCGTTCCCACGCTCACCTCCCTGCACGCGCCGCCCTACGACGCCTTGCGCTGGTTCGTGCACGACAGCCCGGCACCCGGGCACCGCATCACCGCGACCTCGGCCGCGCATCTGCGGGCCTGGTGGCCCGACGGCGCCCCGCCGGAGGCGGGCGTCCTGCACAACGGCATCGATCCCGCGGCCTGGCCCTACCGCGACGGCGGCGACGGCTCCGCCGTCTGGAGCGGGCGCATCGCTCGCGTGAAGGGCCCGCACCACGCGATCGCGGCCGCGCGGCGCGCCGGCCTGCCCCTGACCCTGTTCGGCCCGATCGAGGAGCCGGATCACTGGGAGACCGACATCCTCCCGCATCTCGGCGGGCCGATCCGCTATGGCGGCCACCTCGCCGGGCCGGCGCTCGCCGCGGAGATCGCCCGCGCCTCGGTCTTCCTGTTCACCCCGTGCTGGGACGAGCCGTTCGGGCTCGCGGCGATCGAGGCGATGGCCTGCGGCCTTCCCGTCGCGGGCTTTGCCCGGGGCGCGGCGGAGGAGGTCGTCGGCGAGGCCGGATGCCTGGTCCCGTCCGGGAACGACGCCGCCCTGGCCGGGGCCATCCCCCGGGCGCTGGCGATCCCGCGCCGCGTCCCGCGCGAGCGGGTGCTGCGCCTGTTCACCCGCGAAAGCTGGCTCGACGCGTGCGAGGCCCTCTACGCGGAGGTCCGCGCCGGCGCAGCGCGTCCCCCGTCATCCGTGTTCCGGGCCGCTCCATGA
- a CDS encoding galactosyltransferase-related protein → MSSVSVVTLAKGRPAHLANVLRGLERQTRKPAEFIVAVMQDDLYDLPDASFPVHQFRLPGEALPLAAARNRGVALATGDAVVFLDVDCIPAPDLVADYAAGLATLDGLLMGEVLHLPEHATAGDWAYADLARVAEKHSDRRGPPAAGLEICHDYRCFWSLNFAIRRATFLATGGFDERYTGYGGEDTDFGKLLDRRGLPIAWMKGGLAYHQYHPHHMPPVHHLDSVVRNAELFEAKWGYRTMGHWLHAFRVMGLIDDTPDRPIRILRRPDAGDLALTGQQGHQPYTNSASVIRAIEAREIEAREIEIRKQAPVPA, encoded by the coding sequence ATGTCCTCCGTGTCCGTCGTCACCCTGGCCAAGGGTCGTCCCGCCCACCTCGCGAACGTGCTCCGCGGCCTGGAACGCCAGACCCGGAAACCCGCCGAGTTCATCGTCGCGGTGATGCAGGACGACCTCTACGACCTGCCCGACGCCTCGTTCCCGGTGCACCAGTTCCGGCTCCCGGGCGAGGCGCTGCCGCTCGCCGCCGCGCGCAACCGCGGCGTCGCGCTCGCCACCGGGGACGCGGTCGTGTTCCTCGACGTCGATTGCATCCCCGCGCCCGACCTCGTCGCCGATTACGCCGCCGGGCTCGCCACCCTCGACGGCCTGCTGATGGGCGAGGTGCTGCACCTGCCCGAGCACGCGACCGCGGGGGACTGGGCCTACGCGGATCTGGCCCGGGTCGCCGAGAAGCATTCCGATCGCCGCGGCCCGCCGGCCGCCGGCCTCGAGATCTGCCACGATTACCGCTGCTTCTGGTCGCTCAACTTCGCGATCCGGCGCGCCACCTTCCTCGCCACCGGCGGCTTCGACGAGCGCTATACCGGCTATGGCGGCGAGGATACCGACTTCGGCAAGCTCCTCGACCGGCGCGGCCTGCCGATCGCCTGGATGAAGGGCGGCCTTGCCTATCACCAGTACCACCCGCACCACATGCCGCCGGTCCACCACCTCGACAGTGTCGTGCGCAATGCCGAATTGTTCGAGGCCAAGTGGGGCTACCGCACCATGGGGCACTGGCTCCATGCCTTCCGGGTGATGGGGCTGATCGACGACACGCCGGACCGGCCGATCCGCATCCTGCGCCGCCCCGATGCCGGCGACCTCGCGCTCACCGGGCAGCAGGGCCACCAGCCCTACACCAACTCGGCCTCGGTCATCCGCGCCATCGAGGCCAGGGAGATCGAGGCCAGGGAGATCGAGATTCGGAAGCAGGCCCCGGTGCCGGCGTGA
- a CDS encoding glycosyltransferase: MKKPIAFFVHHQGRGHARRTMAVAAEFARDRPVSVLTAGPHLFDGFSRDIEIVALPNMIGAAVPTPRLHAEPTPQVMHCVPLGLPEMRRTMRRILDHLDDRGIGLFVVDVSAEIALLSRIASVPAVQIRMHGDRQDIGHVGSYEACVGMLAPFDAKLEQDDYPAHLRARTFYSGGLCTSIDRVPDRAEARASLGLDPDREIVVAVTGGGGSGTPYAPLTVAARAAPDALWLTLGPTHREGHETDFSNLRELGWVPSVTDYLAAADIVVASAGDNTVHEVARVGGRLIVMPEWRYFGEQTRKAEALVRLGAAVQAPIWPGDLQGWRDLLARARALDGEALRSLYAPDAASRAAGWLEGLTDALWQGAAEPLPGAAEPLPGAVEPLPSAAEPGALRVVAAG, from the coding sequence ATGAAGAAGCCGATCGCGTTCTTCGTCCACCACCAGGGACGGGGCCATGCCCGCCGCACGATGGCGGTGGCGGCCGAGTTCGCCCGCGACCGCCCGGTCTCGGTGCTGACCGCCGGCCCGCACCTGTTCGACGGATTCTCCCGCGACATCGAGATCGTGGCGCTGCCGAACATGATCGGCGCCGCGGTGCCGACCCCGCGCCTCCACGCCGAGCCGACGCCGCAGGTGATGCATTGCGTGCCCCTCGGGCTCCCCGAGATGCGCCGGACGATGCGCCGGATCCTCGACCACCTCGACGACCGCGGCATCGGCCTCTTCGTCGTCGATGTCTCGGCGGAGATCGCGCTGTTGTCGCGCATCGCCAGCGTGCCGGCGGTGCAGATCCGCATGCACGGCGACCGCCAGGATATCGGCCATGTCGGATCCTACGAGGCCTGCGTCGGGATGCTGGCGCCCTTCGACGCCAAACTCGAACAGGACGACTATCCGGCGCATCTTCGCGCCAGGACCTTCTACAGCGGCGGGCTGTGCACCAGCATCGACCGGGTGCCGGACCGGGCCGAGGCGCGGGCGAGCCTCGGCCTCGATCCCGACCGCGAGATCGTCGTGGCGGTGACCGGCGGCGGGGGCAGCGGCACGCCCTACGCGCCCCTCACGGTCGCGGCCCGCGCCGCGCCCGACGCCCTGTGGCTCACCCTCGGGCCGACCCACCGCGAGGGCCACGAGACCGATTTTTCGAACCTGCGCGAACTCGGCTGGGTGCCCTCGGTCACCGATTACCTGGCGGCGGCCGACATCGTGGTGGCCTCGGCCGGCGACAACACGGTGCACGAGGTCGCCCGGGTCGGCGGTCGCCTGATCGTGATGCCGGAATGGCGCTATTTCGGCGAGCAGACCCGCAAGGCCGAGGCCCTGGTGCGCCTGGGCGCCGCCGTCCAGGCGCCGATCTGGCCCGGCGACCTCCAGGGCTGGCGCGACCTCCTCGCCCGGGCGCGAGCCCTCGACGGCGAGGCCCTGCGCAGCCTCTACGCGCCGGACGCGGCGTCCCGTGCCGCCGGCTGGCTCGAAGGGCTGACCGACGCGCTCTGGCAAGGCGCCGCCGAGCCTTTGCCAGGCGCCGCCGAGCCTTTGCCGGGCGCCGTCGAGCCTTTGCCAAGCGCCGCCGAGCCGGGCGCGCTTCGCGTCGTCGCCGCCGGCTGA
- a CDS encoding glycosyltransferase family 2 protein, whose translation MRPEASRPESPAASVLTLVRGRDACLRHLMRGLARQSTRPRELVIAWMQAEPAPDLPDPGCPVRHLHVPGEPMPLAAARNRAAEAADGDLLIFLDVDCIPGAGLVSAYAQAAAEGDGLFLGEVLYLPPGVAHLDEADLDRLGRAHPARPPVPETGLRPEPDAGQLWGLSFALPARAWRAVGGMDETFAGYGGEETDLAARLSASGLPTFWVGGARAYHQHHPVHVPPLQHFDPILANAARFRARHGRWCMTYWLGQFRDAGLIAWDEGADDIRLLRPPTPPEIAAALRPDALFS comes from the coding sequence ATGCGACCTGAGGCCTCGCGACCCGAGTCCCCTGCCGCGAGCGTGCTCACCCTGGTGCGCGGGCGCGACGCGTGCCTGCGCCACCTGATGCGGGGTCTCGCCCGCCAGAGCACGCGCCCGCGCGAACTGGTGATCGCCTGGATGCAGGCGGAGCCCGCGCCAGACCTGCCCGATCCCGGCTGCCCGGTGCGCCACCTCCACGTGCCGGGCGAGCCGATGCCGCTCGCGGCCGCCCGCAACCGGGCGGCGGAGGCGGCGGACGGCGACCTGCTGATCTTCCTCGACGTCGATTGCATCCCGGGTGCCGGCCTCGTGTCCGCCTACGCGCAGGCGGCCGCGGAAGGCGACGGCCTGTTCCTCGGCGAGGTCCTGTACCTGCCGCCGGGCGTCGCGCACCTCGACGAGGCCGATCTCGACCGGCTCGGCCGCGCCCACCCGGCCCGCCCTCCGGTGCCGGAAACCGGCCTCCGCCCCGAGCCCGATGCCGGCCAGCTCTGGGGCCTGTCCTTCGCGCTGCCGGCGCGGGCCTGGCGCGCGGTCGGCGGCATGGACGAGACCTTTGCCGGCTATGGCGGCGAGGAGACCGATCTCGCCGCCCGCCTGAGCGCGAGCGGTCTTCCGACCTTCTGGGTCGGGGGCGCGCGGGCCTATCACCAGCATCACCCGGTCCACGTGCCGCCGCTCCAGCATTTCGACCCGATCCTCGCCAATGCCGCGCGCTTCCGGGCCCGGCACGGGCGCTGGTGCATGACCTACTGGCTCGGCCAGTTCCGCGACGCCGGCCTGATCGCCTGGGACGAGGGCGCGGACGACATCCGCCTCCTGCGCCCCCCGACCCCGCCGGAGATCGCCGCCGCCTTGCGGCCCGATGCCCTTTTTTCTTGA
- a CDS encoding HAD-IIB family hydrolase: MFVLHVALQGCLRGRDVVYGLTADTGGHIRYLLDLVAASAQDSDIGRIVVATRRFSGAPGPDYAVPEERLGDKATLVRLSSASPGYRTKEEMHAEVASFAESLIAWIGAQARAPDLIHAHYADAAAVAEIVEDRLGIPFVFTAHSLGRVKAAMLGKAAGQPDLAGRIATEERALARASLVIASSRDEAEVQYAGYDAYDPGRIRVLPPGSDLARFADSRPDPRVDATLARFLHDPGKPVLLALARPVARKNLAALVRAYGENPGLQARANLVLIAGTRQDIDALDGEMAETLRDLLVLIDRYDLYGRVAYPKSHRPEDVPALYAHARVRGGLFVNPALNEPFGLTLLEASAAGLPLVATDSGGPNDIVETCGNGILVDPRRPDAIAAAALRLLDDPALYTRCVAGGARAAAAYDWDRHAARYHALLRALVTPVPPVEAPRQLLICDIDNTLVGCEAALGIFRRWHSRQASLAFGVATGRSFHSAMAVLEQQDSPRPQVMITSVGSEIHHLDENGVTYTADSVWRAAILPGWEREAIRAALVGLADLAPQGPLEQRALKLSYFGGAAAAAQVRARLGQAGLRASVIHSHGRYLDVLPERASKGSAVDHVRALYRLPERAVFVAGDSGNDVEMLRARVQAIIVANYSDGLAAHAALQHSYVARASHARGIIEGVGHFRRMFAHAT, encoded by the coding sequence ATGTTCGTTCTGCATGTCGCCCTGCAGGGCTGCCTGCGCGGCCGGGACGTGGTCTATGGGCTCACCGCCGATACCGGCGGCCATATCCGCTACCTGCTCGATCTCGTCGCCGCCTCGGCGCAGGATTCCGATATCGGCCGGATCGTGGTGGCGACGCGCCGGTTCTCCGGCGCGCCCGGCCCCGACTACGCCGTGCCCGAAGAGCGCCTCGGCGACAAGGCCACGCTCGTGCGGCTGTCGAGCGCGTCTCCGGGCTACCGCACCAAGGAGGAGATGCACGCGGAGGTCGCGAGCTTCGCCGAGAGCCTGATCGCCTGGATCGGCGCGCAAGCGCGGGCTCCCGACCTGATCCACGCCCATTACGCCGACGCCGCCGCCGTCGCGGAGATCGTCGAGGACCGGCTCGGGATCCCGTTCGTCTTCACCGCCCACTCGCTCGGCCGGGTCAAGGCGGCGATGCTCGGCAAGGCGGCGGGGCAGCCCGACCTCGCCGGCCGGATCGCCACCGAGGAGCGGGCGCTCGCCCGCGCCAGCCTCGTCATCGCCTCCTCGCGCGACGAGGCGGAGGTGCAGTATGCCGGCTACGACGCCTACGATCCGGGCCGGATCCGCGTCCTGCCGCCGGGCAGCGACCTCGCCCGCTTCGCCGACAGCCGCCCCGATCCGCGGGTCGACGCGACGCTCGCGCGCTTCCTGCACGACCCCGGCAAGCCGGTGCTGCTGGCGCTGGCCCGCCCGGTGGCGCGCAAGAACCTCGCCGCCCTGGTGCGGGCCTACGGCGAGAATCCAGGCCTGCAGGCACGTGCGAACCTCGTCCTGATCGCCGGGACCCGCCAGGACATCGACGCCCTCGACGGCGAGATGGCCGAGACGCTACGCGACCTCCTGGTGCTCATCGACCGCTACGACCTCTACGGCCGGGTCGCCTACCCGAAGAGCCACCGGCCCGAGGACGTGCCGGCGCTCTACGCCCATGCCCGGGTGCGGGGCGGCCTGTTCGTCAACCCGGCCCTCAACGAGCCGTTCGGCCTGACCCTGCTCGAGGCTTCCGCCGCCGGCCTGCCCCTCGTCGCGACCGACAGCGGCGGCCCAAACGACATCGTCGAGACCTGCGGCAACGGCATCCTCGTGGATCCTCGCCGGCCCGACGCCATCGCGGCGGCGGCCCTGCGCCTCCTCGACGATCCCGCCCTCTACACCCGATGCGTCGCCGGCGGCGCGCGGGCGGCGGCAGCTTACGACTGGGACCGGCACGCCGCGCGCTACCACGCCCTGCTACGCGCACTCGTGACGCCGGTACCGCCCGTGGAGGCGCCGCGCCAGCTCCTGATCTGCGACATCGACAACACGCTGGTCGGGTGCGAGGCGGCTCTCGGCATCTTCCGGCGCTGGCACAGCCGGCAGGCGTCGCTGGCCTTCGGGGTCGCGACCGGGCGCTCGTTCCACAGCGCGATGGCGGTGCTGGAGCAGCAGGACAGCCCGCGGCCGCAGGTGATGATCACCTCGGTCGGCTCCGAGATCCACCACCTCGACGAGAACGGCGTGACCTACACGGCGGATTCCGTCTGGCGCGCGGCGATTCTGCCCGGATGGGAGCGGGAGGCGATCCGCGCCGCGCTCGTCGGCCTCGCCGACCTGGCGCCCCAGGGGCCGCTGGAGCAGCGCGCGCTCAAGCTCAGCTATTTCGGCGGTGCGGCAGCGGCGGCGCAGGTCCGGGCCCGCCTGGGCCAGGCGGGCCTGCGGGCCTCGGTGATCCACAGCCACGGCCGCTACCTCGACGTCCTGCCCGAGCGGGCCTCGAAGGGCAGCGCGGTCGACCACGTGCGCGCCCTCTACCGCCTGCCCGAGCGGGCCGTGTTCGTGGCGGGTGATTCCGGCAACGACGTCGAGATGCTGCGCGCGCGGGTGCAGGCGATCATCGTGGCGAACTATTCCGACGGGCTGGCCGCCCACGCCGCCCTGCAGCACTCCTACGTCGCCCGGGCCTCGCATGCCCGCGGCATCATCGAGGGCGTCGGCCATTTCCGCCGGATGTTCGCGCATGCGACCTGA